The proteins below come from a single Amphiura filiformis chromosome 15, Afil_fr2py, whole genome shotgun sequence genomic window:
- the LOC140172216 gene encoding galactosylgalactosylxylosylprotein 3-beta-glucuronosyltransferase 3-like, with translation MRRLQKNANFKFILCVIFSTGIIIRLGSHHWNNILVAVCHMAQPKIVVISPTYARLVPKSEPKIFAITPTYARAVQKAELTRLLNTFLHITSFHWILVEDSDNKTNLVSNFLEGSGLDYSHLNVRTSLKYKVGKKGSATSKPRGVEQRNIGIDWLLGNTKADEHGVVYFADDDNTYSLKLFEEMRYTKKVSVWPVGLTDGRRLETPIVNDEGHVTGWKAWESKRRKFATDMAGFAINLKLFHGNPDVRFNITAPLGHLETRLLETLVAIEDLEPKAERCTKIYVWHTKTLQPKWTDVNLNDSYIWKYEARRCVNNKLTTWVYSHTFYGYNNVNKMWPNIA, from the exons ATGAGAAGATTGCAAAAGAACGCCAACTTCAAGTTCATTTTATGCGTTATATTTTCTACTGGTATCATTATTCGTTTAG GTTCCCACCATTGGAATAATATACTAGTAGCTGTCTGTCACATGGCACAACCTAAAATCGTTGTAATATCTCCAACCTATGCCAGACTGGTGCCAAAATCTGagcctaaaatatttgcaataacccCAACCTACGCCAGAGCGGTGCAAAAAGCTGAGCTTACACGACTGTTAAACACTTTCTTACatataaccagttttcattggATCTTAGTGGAAGACTCGGATAACAAAACAAATTTAGTTAGCAATTTTCTGGAGGGAAGTGGACTTGACTATTCGCATTTGAATGTTAGAACGTCTTTGAAGTACAAAGTTGGTAAGAAGGGATCTGCTACATCAAAACCAAGAGGGGTTGAACAAAGGAACATTGGCATAGATTGGTTATTAGGGAATACAAAAGCAGATGAACACGGAGTGGTTTATTTTGCTGATGATGATAATACATACAGTCTTAAATTATTTGAAGAG ATGCGATATACGAAGAAAGTGTCAGTGTGGCCAGTGGGATTAACTGATGGTCGCAGACTTGAGACACCCATTGTCAACGACGAAGGTCATGTAACAGGTTGGAAGGCTTGGGAATCGAAGAGAAGAAAGTTTGCTACCGATATGGCTGGCTTTGCTATCAACCTGAAACTCTTTCACGGAAACCCGGATGTTCGTTTCAATATAACGGCACCGTTAGGGCATCTAGAGACAAGGTTATTAGAAACACTTGTGGCAATAGAAGACCTGGAACCAAAAGCAGAAAGATGTACTAAG ATATATGTTTGGCACACCAAAACTCTACAACCAAAATGGACGGATGTAAATTTAAACGATTCATATATATGGAAGTATGAAGCGAGAAGATGTGTGAACAACAAGCTCACAACTTGGGTATATAGCCATACATTCTATGGATATAATAATGTTAACAAAATGTGGCCAAACATCGCGTGA